One segment of Niveibacterium microcysteis DNA contains the following:
- a CDS encoding methyltransferase: protein MSDFPLIEWTEADAARSTRWRSEAGVAPPKRVVIADDTTNADTAYKLACEGTALLYRGDFQNARLLLQAMARRADRKKAKTGNTPTEAFNLHRMAQAQRARTLGMLLIPFDAGHMIPLRRAPDVHDACLEAYGAADEAYVASLRELLGLIGAHEWRKKGVEIPALGSRIHPYYGVFSPVRGEYVDLVARTALPAAAESLAFDIGTGTGVIAAMLAKRGVKRIVATEQDPRAIACAKENMQRLGFANRVEVVKADLFPQGRSPLIVCNPPWVPAKPSSPIEHAVYDPDSRMLKGFLAGLAAHLEPKGEGWLILSDLAEHLGLRTREQLTEWIEQAGLKVVGRETIRPRHGKAADADDPLHAARAQEVTTLWQLAAANK, encoded by the coding sequence GTGAGCGACTTTCCCCTGATCGAATGGACCGAAGCCGATGCGGCGCGCAGCACACGCTGGCGCTCCGAGGCTGGCGTTGCACCCCCGAAGCGCGTGGTGATCGCCGACGACACCACGAACGCCGACACCGCCTACAAGCTCGCGTGCGAAGGCACGGCGCTGCTTTACCGCGGCGACTTCCAGAACGCCCGCCTGCTGCTGCAGGCAATGGCGCGCCGCGCTGACCGCAAGAAGGCGAAAACCGGCAACACGCCGACCGAGGCCTTCAACCTGCACCGCATGGCCCAGGCCCAGCGCGCCCGCACGCTGGGCATGCTGCTGATCCCCTTCGATGCCGGCCACATGATTCCACTGCGCCGCGCACCGGATGTGCACGACGCCTGCCTCGAAGCCTACGGCGCGGCCGATGAAGCCTATGTCGCATCGCTGCGCGAGTTGCTTGGCCTGATCGGCGCGCACGAATGGCGCAAGAAAGGGGTCGAGATCCCTGCGCTCGGTTCGCGCATCCACCCGTACTACGGCGTGTTCTCGCCGGTGCGTGGCGAGTATGTCGATCTGGTCGCACGCACCGCACTGCCCGCTGCGGCCGAATCGCTGGCCTTTGACATCGGCACCGGCACCGGGGTGATCGCGGCGATGCTGGCCAAGCGCGGCGTCAAGCGCATCGTCGCCACCGAGCAGGACCCGCGCGCCATCGCCTGCGCAAAGGAGAACATGCAGCGCCTGGGCTTCGCCAACCGTGTCGAGGTCGTGAAAGCGGATCTCTTCCCGCAAGGCCGTTCGCCGCTGATCGTGTGCAACCCGCCCTGGGTGCCGGCCAAACCCAGCTCGCCGATCGAACACGCGGTGTATGACCCCGACAGCCGCATGCTCAAGGGCTTTCTTGCCGGGCTGGCCGCGCACCTCGAGCCGAAGGGCGAAGGCTGGCTGATCCTGTCAGACCTGGCCGAGCACCTGGGCCTGCGCACGCGGGAGCAACTGACCGAGTGGATCGAGCAAGCCGGCTTGAAGGTGGTCGGCCGCGAGACGATTCGCCCGCGCCACGGCAAGGCCGCCGACGCCGACGACCCGCTGCACGCCGCCCGCGCGCAGGAAGTCACAACGCTGTGGCAGTTGGCTGCGGCGAACAAGTGA
- a CDS encoding VOC family protein, protein MPEITGFDHLYLSVSDLARAEAFYDRAMLGVLGFRKNTFALHGEPHVQYYNRHFGLVIRPARSAAAHDAYAPGLHHVCLRVESIDDVIAASRELRAAGIDASEAALHPGYAPDYWATFFSDPDGIRLEITNYRAERRARHDDWPNA, encoded by the coding sequence ATGCCCGAAATCACCGGCTTCGACCATCTTTACCTGAGCGTTTCCGACCTGGCGCGTGCCGAGGCGTTCTACGACCGCGCAATGCTGGGCGTACTCGGCTTCCGCAAGAACACGTTTGCGCTGCATGGCGAACCGCATGTGCAGTACTACAACCGCCACTTCGGCTTGGTCATCAGGCCAGCGCGCAGCGCCGCAGCGCACGACGCGTACGCCCCCGGCCTGCACCATGTGTGCTTGCGGGTTGAGTCGATCGACGACGTGATCGCCGCCAGCCGCGAATTGCGCGCAGCGGGCATCGACGCTAGCGAGGCGGCCTTGCATCCGGGCTATGCGCCGGACTACTGGGCCACCTTCTTCAGCGACCCGGACGGCATCCGGCTGGAGATCACCAATTACCGCGCCGAGCGCCGTGCGCGGCACGACGACTGGCCGAACGCCTGA
- a CDS encoding zinc ribbon domain-containing protein YjdM gives MSTLPNCPQCKSEFTYEDNGMFICPECAHEWSATAPAEAAEEARVIKDANGNVLQDGDSVTVIKDLKVKGSSLVVKVGTKVKNIRLVDGDHDIDCKIDGIGQMSLKSEFVRKA, from the coding sequence GTGAGCACGCTGCCCAATTGTCCGCAATGCAAATCCGAATTCACCTACGAGGACAACGGGATGTTCATCTGCCCCGAGTGCGCTCACGAATGGTCGGCCACCGCGCCGGCCGAGGCTGCCGAAGAGGCGCGCGTGATCAAGGATGCCAACGGTAACGTGCTGCAGGACGGGGATTCGGTCACCGTGATCAAGGACCTGAAGGTCAAGGGTTCCTCGCTGGTGGTGAAGGTCGGCACCAAGGTCAAGAACATCCGTCTGGTCGATGGCGATCACGATATCGACTGCAAGATCGACGGCATCGGCCAGATGTCGCTGAAGTCGGAGTTCGTGCGCAAGGCTT